One genomic segment of Syngnathus scovelli strain Florida unplaced genomic scaffold, RoL_Ssco_1.2 HiC_scaffold_29, whole genome shotgun sequence includes these proteins:
- the LOC125993459 gene encoding uncharacterized protein C6orf136 homolog: protein MLKLTKHVEDGTIKARWRLRGLPFLTLMLRFYRKDKTHLYRSYDAFATFYIGCDGLIHCHQVEKVMPAQPPALPRVMSLLVGALVALGVEENRPALNLLPSLLSSLRQVRE, encoded by the exons ATGCTGAAACTGACGAAGCACGTGGAAGACGGGACCATTAAGGCTCGCTGGAGGCTCCGGGGCCTTCCCTTCCTGACACTGATGCTTCGCTTCTACCGCAAAGACAAAACACACCTGTACAG GTCCTATGACGCTTTCGCCACATTCTACATAGGGTGCGATGGACTCATCCATTGTCATCAAGTTGAAAAG GTGATGCCAGCTCAGCCCCCGGCCCTGCCCAGAGTCATGTCCCTCCTGGTCGGTGCTTTAGTAGCTCTGGGGGTGGAGGAAAACCGACCCGCACTCAATCTGCTGCCCTCCCTCTTGTCATCACTGCGGCAGGTCCGAGAATGA